In Marinobacter sp. MDS2, the sequence GGCTATGTTGTGGATTCCTTTGATTTCTATTGGCGAGACTGGCATTGGCCGGCCTTCAACCTGGCTGATATTGCAATTGTCCTCGGTGCCTTACTTTTCGTTTCCAGCAGCTTGTTGGGTAAAAAAGCAAACACCAATGCCGAGCCGGATGGATCTGACTGACACCTACGCCTATACAACACCATGACCGAACTTCCCGACAACATCCTTCACCTGCCGCAATACCAAGTACTGGGCTGCAAATCAACCGACGACGAAATGCACTTCCAGGTGGACGTGCCCGATCCCATCGCCTGCGAGGAATGCGGCGTGCAGGGTGAGTTCGTACGGTTCGGCAAGCGTGACGTTCCCTATCGTGATCTGCCCATCCACGGCAAGCGGGTCACTCTCTGGGTGGTCCGCCGCCGATACACCTGCCGGGCCTGCAAGACAACATTCAGGCCCCAGCTACCGGAGATGGTGGACGGATTCCGTATGACACTGCGGCTGCATGAGTACGTGGAGAAGGAATCCTTCAACCACCCCTACACCTTTGTGGCGGCACAGACCGGCCTGGACGAGAAGACGGTGCGCGACATCTTCAACGCCCGCGCCGAGTTCCTGGGGCGCTGGCACCGCTTCGAGACGCCCCGCATCCTGGGCATTGACGAGCTATACCTGAACAAGCGCTACCGCTGCATTCTGACCAACATTGAGGAGCGAACCCTGCTCGACCTGCTGGCCACCCGCCGCCAGGACGTGGTGACCAACTACCTGATGAAGCTGAAAGACCGGCAGAAGGTCGAGATCGTCAGCATGGACATGTGGAACCCCTACCGGGCAGCGGTCAAGGCTGTGCTGCCCCAGGCCCGTATCGTGGTCGATAAGTTCCATGTGGTGCGCATGGCCAACGATGCCCTAGAGAGAGTGCGCAAGGGCCTCAGAAAGGAGCTGAAACCGTCCCAGAGCCGGACTCTCAAGGGAGACCGGAAAATCCTGCTGAAACGCGCTCACGAAGTCTCAGACCGGGAGCGCCTCATCATGGAGACCTGGACAGGCGCGTTCCCGCAACTGCTGGCCGCCTACGAGCACAAGGAGCGCTTCTACGGCATCTGGGACGCCACCACACGGCTCCAGGCAGAAGCCGCCCTGGACGAGTGGATAGCCACCATCCCGAAGGGCCAAAAGGAAGTCTGGAGCGATCTGGTAAGGGCAGTGGGAAACTGGCGCGAAGAGACCATGACCTACTTCGAGACGGACATGCCCGTCACCAACGCTTACACGGAGTCCATCAACCGACTGGCCAAGGACAAGAACCGTGAAGGGCGCGGTTACTCCTTCGAGGTGATGCGGGCACGAATGCTCTACACCACGA encodes:
- a CDS encoding signal peptidase II, with the protein product GYVVDSFDFYWRDWHWPAFNLADIAIVLGALLFVSSSLLGKKANTNAEPDGSD
- a CDS encoding ISL3-like element ISPpu12 family transposase produces the protein MTELPDNILHLPQYQVLGCKSTDDEMHFQVDVPDPIACEECGVQGEFVRFGKRDVPYRDLPIHGKRVTLWVVRRRYTCRACKTTFRPQLPEMVDGFRMTLRLHEYVEKESFNHPYTFVAAQTGLDEKTVRDIFNARAEFLGRWHRFETPRILGIDELYLNKRYRCILTNIEERTLLDLLATRRQDVVTNYLMKLKDRQKVEIVSMDMWNPYRAAVKAVLPQARIVVDKFHVVRMANDALERVRKGLRKELKPSQSRTLKGDRKILLKRAHEVSDRERLIMETWTGAFPQLLAAYEHKERFYGIWDATTRLQAEAALDEWIATIPKGQKEVWSDLVRAVGNWREETMTYFETDMPVTNAYTESINRLAKDKNREGRGYSFEVMRARMLYTTKHKKKAPTAKVSPFYKKTIGYGLPDFAEELNYGVDLSTI